The Candidatus Hydrogenedentota bacterium genome segment TTCGTGTGCCCGGCGAGAACGGGTTACGGGCGCCGTCTTCGCTTTGAAACGAGCAGGAGCAGCCCTGCCATGGATGGCAGAACGAGAATCCCGCCGTCGGCCTGAGCGGTCTCCTCTTTTCCGCGCAACAAGGCGCCGCACGGGGTGAGCGGCTCGCGCTCGCCGATCACGATGGCCTCGTAGGCACCAACGTCTACGCCGATGCCTTGCGGGCGTGCGACGCCGTCGATGTCGGTCGCCGGAGCGCCTTCGCTGGTGCCTGCGTTAATGCACCAGGACTGCGGCTGCAGCCCGTAGTCGCCGTTTCCCGGGTCCATGAAACGCGGATTAATGGCGAAGTTGCCCGGGCCCGCATGGCCGAACTCGACGTCGCTGTAGCGCACCGACGGCTTGCTCTTGATGTTGTAGAATTCGTCCGGGTCATTGAAATAGAGAATGCAATTCACGAATGCCGGGTCGGACTGGTTGTTGTACGCCGGGCCGCCGTCTTCATCGGCGGTGTTATGCGCAATCGTGCAGTTGAAGAACACGGGGGCGGCGGCGACATTGGTGATAGCGCCCCCGCTTTCGCCACAGCGATTGCCCGCGAAGAGGCAGTTGACATAAAACGGAGCCGCGGTGTCGTTGTAAACAGCGCCGCCGTGCAACGCCGCTTCGTTGTCCGTGAACAGGCACGCGTCAATCAGAGGGGACGCCTGCTGACAGTAGATTGCGGCGCCGCCCGTGCCCGTCGCGTTCTGATCGAACACGCAGTTCTCGATGATTCCTGAGGAATCCGGCGTGAACACGATGGCCCCGCCCGATGTACCCGAGCCGTTGCCCGTAAATGTGCAGTTACGGATCTCCGGCGCGGAGCCGTTGTTTGCGATGGCGCCGCCGCTGATACCGGCGGCATTGCCCGCAAACGTGCAGTTCTCGATGAGCGGATATGACCCAGGATTATTCAGGATAGCACCGCCGTATTGCGCAGCCTGATTGTCGGTGAAGTGGCAATTGGCGACCACTGGCGACGCCGCGTCATTGAGCATGCCCGCGCCGTTCGCGCCGCGTCCACCGCGGATCGTGAAGCCGTCCAGGGTGCTGTTCGTGGCGCCAAGGACCACGGTTTCCACGGGCGCGCCGTCGTTCGCGCTCAGCCCGTTGATAACCGTGACGTTGGCGCTGAAGTCGCGCTGCTCCCGCGCGGTCTCGTTTCCCGCAAAACCGCCGTAGAGGTGTATACCCGTCTGAAGATAGGCGACCTCGCTGTACTCGCCTTCCGCAACCCAGACCTCCGCGCCGCCCGCAAGTTCCGCGCGGCGTATGCCCTTGCGGACCGTGTCCACCGCAGTCGCCCAACTGCTGCCATCCTGGACCACGGCTGTGGTCCCCTGGTCTACGTACACGACGCCGGCCGCATGAGCGTATGTCCCATCGGCGCACAACGCAAACACCAGGCACGCGAGTGCCCACGGCCTCTTGCCCTGCATTGGCATCATGGTTCCTCCAAACCCCGGGTGGCCCCGGCTGCCTGTGCGCAAGTATACACGCCAAAGGTGTTTGCAGGAAACCCCGCGGCAGGGCACTCGCATCGTTTCTGGACAAGGGTGCTTTCCCGGGTGCCTCAAGGCTGCGCTTGTTCAACCAGGCAATTTTAATTTTATGAAAGTCTTACTTAACAAACTTGACAACGAGACCTTTCTTGAATATAATTAAGTACGGAATCAATATAATTTAAGCCGGGAGAGTGCGGATGAATCAGGAATCGCAACGGTGGACAGATGCGCTGGCTGAAGAAGACCTGCATTTCCTGAAGCGATTTCTGCTTTCCTCGGGTTCGCTGAAGGAGGTCGCGGAGGCCTACGGCATCTCGTATCCGACCGTGCGCGCGCGGCTGGACCGGCTTATTGCCAAGGTGCAGGTTGCGGAAGACCCGGCGTTGAAGGATGCGTTCCGCCGGCAACTGCAGATGATGGTTGCCGAGGGGCAACTGAACGCGATACAGGCGCGAAAGCTGCTCGAGGCGCACCGAGCCGCCTTGAAGCAGCGGGAGGAAGAGCAATGAAAAGACTATGGCAGACGACCGTTCCCTTGTTTGCGTTTCTGTGCGCTGCGGTGGCCGTGGCCGACCCGGAGCTGGTTCGAGACATTGCGCCCGGCGAATTGAGCGCATATACCGGGAAACTGCCGGAAGGGTCGGTCGTGCAGGTGGATGAGGCCGCCGGGGAGTTGCGGCTGACCTTCTCCGTTTTGGGACCGGCTTCGTTCCCGCTCTTCGAAGTGCCGCTCTCGCCGCTCGAGCATTGCCGTTTAGAGTACCGCGCGGAAATCGGAAGCGAGAACTTGCAGGGCACGGCGTGCATCGAACTGCTGTGCGAATTCGCGCCTGGAGAGCAGTATTTCTCGCGTGCCCTGGACGCTTATGCGCGGGGCACAACGGAGATGCGCCCGTGCGCGACGCCGTTTTTTCTGCAGGCGGGCCAGCGCCCGCAAAGGGCCTGGCTGGGCGTCTACGCGGAGGGCTCGGGCACGGTTGTCTTGCGCAAACTCTCGCTCTGGCGGAAACCACTGAGCCCGGTCGAGGAACTGGACCTTGCGGACCCAGGTGCATGGTGGGGCATAACGGGGGGTGTGTTTGGCGGTCTCTCCGGAGTGTGGGGGACAGCCCTGGCCCTGCTCGCGTGGAAAGGGCGAGCCCGCCGCTTTGCGCTGGGGACAACCTGGTGCTACATGGTTTTCGGGCTGGCGTTGCTCGTTTACGGGGGAGTCCTGGTGGCGCAGGGCGGTGACTGGTGGCGCGTGTTCCCGCCGTTTCAATTGGGGGCGCTGGCCCTGGTGCTGGGCGCATCGATGCATTTCGTCTTGCGTTGGCGCTATCGCGCCGTGGAGGAACAACGCATGGCCGCCATTGAATTGAGCGAGCTGCGGGAGTAGAGCGGCATGCGCGTTCCGGGTGGTTACACGCGCACGTCCAGCCGTTGTTCCGGAACCTGTACGACCGCGGACTCGATGAGCTTGAGGGCGAGTTGGCCTTGGAGACTCAGAGTCTCCTGCTGCGTTTTCAGGACACGAGCCTGGTATTCCGCGGCAAGACGCAGGGCCGCGATGCTGCCCGCACTGCCTACGCCGGAGATGCCGTCCATGGGGTTGCCCTCCTTGAC includes the following:
- a CDS encoding right-handed parallel beta-helix repeat-containing protein — protein: MMPMQGKRPWALACLVFALCADGTYAHAAGVVYVDQGTTAVVQDGSSWATAVDTVRKGIRRAELAGGAEVWVAEGEYSEVAYLQTGIHLYGGFAGNETAREQRDFSANVTVINGLSANDGAPVETVVLGATNSTLDGFTIRGGRGANGAGMLNDAASPVVANCHFTDNQAAQYGGAILNNPGSYPLIENCTFAGNAAGISGGAIANNGSAPEIRNCTFTGNGSGTSGGAIVFTPDSSGIIENCVFDQNATGTGGAAIYCQQASPLIDACLFTDNEAALHGGAVYNDTAAPFYVNCLFAGNRCGESGGAITNVAAAPVFFNCTIAHNTADEDGGPAYNNQSDPAFVNCILYFNDPDEFYNIKSKPSVRYSDVEFGHAGPGNFAINPRFMDPGNGDYGLQPQSWCINAGTSEGAPATDIDGVARPQGIGVDVGAYEAIVIGEREPLTPCGALLRGKEETAQADGGILVLPSMAGLLLLVSKRRRRP
- a CDS encoding DUF2089 family protein, encoding MNQESQRWTDALAEEDLHFLKRFLLSSGSLKEVAEAYGISYPTVRARLDRLIAKVQVAEDPALKDAFRRQLQMMVAEGQLNAIQARKLLEAHRAALKQREEEQ